The Vescimonas coprocola genome includes a window with the following:
- a CDS encoding HAD-IIA family hydrolase — MEELRKKKGFICDMDGVIYHGNRLLPGVKEFVEWLYREQKNFLFLTNSSERSPKELQQKLHRMGLDVDESHFYTSALATARFISSQAPGCSAYVIGGAGLIMALHDEGITMNDVDPDYVIIGEGNTYNYENILKAVRLVLKGAKLIGTNSDLTGPAEDGIIPACRAMIAPIEMATGQNAYFVGKPNPLMMRTGLRILGVHSEEAAMIGDRMDTDMVAGIESGLDTVLVLSGITSRADIKKFPYRPRLVLDGVGDIPGVTE; from the coding sequence ATGGAGGAACTGAGAAAGAAGAAGGGCTTTATCTGCGACATGGACGGTGTGATCTATCATGGGAACCGTCTGCTGCCGGGGGTGAAGGAGTTTGTGGAGTGGCTGTATCGGGAGCAGAAGAATTTCCTGTTCCTCACCAACTCCTCCGAGCGGTCTCCTAAGGAGCTGCAGCAGAAGCTGCACCGCATGGGGCTGGATGTGGACGAGAGCCACTTTTATACCAGCGCACTGGCCACGGCCCGGTTCATCAGCAGTCAGGCGCCGGGATGCAGCGCCTATGTCATCGGCGGGGCGGGGCTCATTATGGCCCTTCACGACGAGGGCATCACCATGAACGATGTGGACCCGGACTACGTCATCATCGGCGAGGGCAATACGTATAACTATGAGAACATCCTCAAGGCGGTTCGGCTGGTGCTGAAGGGGGCCAAGCTCATCGGCACCAACAGCGATCTGACGGGGCCTGCCGAGGACGGCATCATCCCCGCCTGCCGGGCTATGATCGCACCCATCGAGATGGCCACCGGACAGAATGCGTACTTTGTGGGCAAGCCTAATCCCCTGATGATGCGGACGGGCCTGCGGATCCTTGGGGTACACTCCGAGGAGGCGGCCATGATCGGTGACCGGATGGATACGGATATGGTGGCAGGCATCGAGTCAGGCCTTGATACGGTGCTGGTGCTGTCGGGCATCACCAGCCGGGCGGACATCAAGAAGTTCCCGTACCGGCCCCGGCTGGTGCTGGACGGCGTGGGAGATATCCCCGGCGTGACGGAGTAA